A portion of the Micromonospora vinacea genome contains these proteins:
- a CDS encoding low temperature requirement protein A — MLRPREGVQPTTSTELFFDLVFIFSITQLSHYLLAHLDWRGAGRTGLLLALVWLVWVYTTWLTNWLQPDQGPVRTMLIGVGLGSLLLSATIPEAFGSTGLLFALVYVIVQVGRTLFALWAVQGSPWLVAGFQQSLPWITGTSVLVVLGGLVGGAARDAVWAAVIVIEVIGLSIGYPLPRRGRSRPERWMVEGGHLAERCAAFVLIALGESILVTGSTLTSHVDLVTSGAFLLAFGGSVALWWVYFARSAPAATEVFAQAGERTGALSRVAFNFLHPVIVAGVVVTSAADERLLREPGAPATAVDVLLTLGGPALFLAGHAAYKALLWRTLPTSRLTAVVVLLALMPVGVWLEVPVAVCAAVALAVTVAVILTDRFRSLAAAR, encoded by the coding sequence TTGCTGCGACCACGCGAGGGGGTGCAGCCGACCACCTCGACGGAACTCTTCTTCGACCTCGTCTTCATCTTCAGCATCACCCAGCTGTCGCACTACCTGCTGGCGCACCTGGACTGGCGGGGCGCGGGGCGTACGGGCCTGTTGCTGGCGCTGGTGTGGCTCGTCTGGGTCTACACCACCTGGCTGACCAACTGGCTGCAACCGGACCAGGGGCCGGTGCGGACGATGCTGATCGGGGTGGGGCTGGGCAGCCTGCTGTTGTCAGCGACGATCCCGGAGGCGTTCGGCTCGACCGGCCTGCTCTTCGCGCTGGTCTACGTCATCGTGCAGGTGGGCCGCACCCTGTTCGCGTTGTGGGCGGTGCAGGGCAGTCCGTGGTTGGTGGCCGGATTTCAGCAGTCGCTGCCGTGGATCACCGGGACGTCGGTGCTCGTGGTCCTCGGCGGGCTGGTCGGGGGTGCCGCCCGGGACGCGGTGTGGGCGGCGGTGATCGTGATCGAGGTGATCGGCCTGTCGATCGGCTATCCGCTGCCGCGACGGGGACGCAGCCGACCCGAGCGGTGGATGGTGGAGGGTGGGCACCTGGCCGAACGGTGCGCCGCGTTCGTCCTGATCGCGCTGGGAGAGTCGATCCTGGTCACCGGCAGCACCCTCACGTCGCACGTGGACCTGGTGACGTCCGGGGCGTTCCTGCTGGCGTTCGGCGGTTCGGTGGCGCTGTGGTGGGTGTACTTCGCCCGCTCGGCCCCGGCCGCCACGGAGGTCTTCGCCCAGGCCGGGGAGCGCACCGGCGCGTTGAGCCGAGTCGCGTTCAACTTCCTGCACCCGGTGATCGTCGCCGGTGTCGTCGTCACGTCGGCGGCCGACGAGCGGTTGCTGCGGGAGCCCGGCGCGCCGGCCACCGCTGTCGACGTGCTGCTCACCCTCGGTGGTCCCGCCCTCTTCCTGGCCGGGCACGCCGCCTACAAGGCGCTGCTGTGGCGGACCCTGCCGACCAGCCGGCTCACCGCTGTGGTGGTCCTGCTGGCGTTGATGCCGGTCGGTGTGTGGTTGGAGGTGCCCGTCGCGGTGTGCGCCGCGGTGGCGTTGGCGGTGACGGTCGCCGTGATCCTGACCGACCGGTTCCGGTCACTGGCGGCCGCGCGGTGA
- a CDS encoding Rv0361 family membrane protein: protein MGAGQSWSRPARRHRPMRTGLAFAGFGVALCCVGVAGLGAWNLQTVRQAAGPIRETADSFLSEVALGDSDRAYERLCEDARSRWSAIGFTSWVRTPPMVTDYEITDVSVATRSGRPHGTVTVKVTRDGGLSEERRLPVVREDGNWRVCGDPF, encoded by the coding sequence ATGGGTGCGGGCCAGTCGTGGAGCCGACCGGCCCGGCGTCACCGCCCGATGCGCACCGGGTTGGCGTTCGCCGGGTTCGGCGTGGCGCTGTGCTGCGTGGGGGTCGCCGGCTTGGGCGCCTGGAACCTGCAGACCGTCCGGCAGGCCGCCGGCCCGATCCGGGAGACCGCCGACAGCTTCCTCAGCGAGGTGGCCCTCGGCGACAGCGACCGGGCGTACGAGCGGCTCTGCGAGGACGCGCGCAGCCGCTGGAGCGCGATCGGCTTCACCAGTTGGGTGCGGACACCGCCGATGGTCACCGACTACGAGATCACCGACGTGTCGGTCGCCACCCGCAGCGGACGACCGCACGGCACGGTGACCGTGAAGGTGACCCGCGACGGTGGGCTCAGCGAGGAACGTCGCCTGCCGGTGGTCCGTGAGGACGGGAACTGGCGGGTGTGCGGTGACCCCTTCTAG
- a CDS encoding VOC family protein, whose amino-acid sequence MTASADLAMVNLDSSDPAGHAAFYHEALGWEVTHSQPEYAMISSGGVSIGFGLVEGYRPPSWPDETGDKRYHLDLYVDDLAAAEEKFVAAGASKPAFQPGGERWVVLLDPIGQPFCICPRPQG is encoded by the coding sequence GTGACAGCTTCTGCCGACCTCGCGATGGTCAACCTCGACAGTTCCGATCCCGCCGGCCACGCCGCGTTCTACCACGAGGCGCTGGGCTGGGAGGTCACCCACAGCCAACCGGAGTACGCGATGATCAGCTCCGGTGGCGTCTCCATCGGCTTCGGGCTGGTCGAGGGCTACCGACCGCCCTCCTGGCCGGACGAGACCGGCGACAAGCGCTACCACCTGGACCTTTACGTTGACGACCTGGCGGCGGCGGAGGAGAAGTTCGTCGCCGCGGGCGCGTCGAAGCCGGCCTTCCAGCCCGGTGGCGAGCGGTGGGTGGTGCTTCTCGACCCGATCGGGCAGCCGTTCTGCATCTGCCCCCGCCCACAGGGCTGA
- a CDS encoding acyl-CoA dehydrogenase family protein, translated as MSRFVQPVPPPVDPYAGDGLLRSWLERHLGPGGHAAAKGRLEDLAADVTGPLRVAHADAEAHPPTLVRYDPWGARVDRIDTSAGWQAQRAAAARHAVVALPYLPDARGTWGAAARVVQHALLHLYGPESATFSCPVAMADGAAALLSMPDVDATVRDAWLPRLISTDPATAITSGQWMTESQGGSDLGRSSTLGRPAADGSWRLTGEKWFCSAADAAMAVALARPEGAGRGSRVLAPFLVPRYAVDSPLADGAAPGAPAPGVTVHRLKDKLGTRALPTAEIGLRDAYALPLGDPAVPGLVRAMTLVVVTRVHNAAAAAGGMRRGLDYARAYAEVRHVAGGPLASSPLHRATLGTLAVDAAGAFALAGHAFALLGRVEVGADPEAAAELRIVATLAKLATGRLAVSSASEYVESFGGAGYVEDTGVPRLLRDAQVLPIWEGTTNVLAMDVLRALTREDAGAPLLRRLAAAVDLARPLSPVLADTLATVAAQLEETITAVTVDPTASAVLAGARGLALRLAYALTAALLVEHAAWGDEQAELAARLWARRWLRHEEIAEDAHHHLDLLC; from the coding sequence ATGAGCCGCTTCGTGCAGCCGGTACCACCCCCCGTCGACCCGTACGCCGGTGATGGCCTGCTGCGGTCCTGGCTGGAGCGTCACCTCGGCCCGGGCGGGCACGCCGCCGCGAAGGGCCGTCTCGAGGACCTGGCCGCCGACGTCACCGGGCCACTGCGCGTGGCGCACGCCGACGCGGAGGCGCACCCGCCGACGCTGGTCCGCTACGACCCGTGGGGCGCCCGGGTCGACCGCATCGACACCTCCGCCGGTTGGCAGGCGCAGCGCGCCGCCGCCGCCCGACACGCAGTGGTAGCGCTGCCCTACCTGCCGGACGCCCGGGGCACCTGGGGTGCCGCCGCGCGGGTGGTGCAGCACGCCCTGCTGCACCTGTACGGGCCGGAGTCGGCGACGTTCTCCTGCCCGGTGGCGATGGCCGACGGGGCGGCGGCGCTACTCAGCATGCCCGACGTCGACGCCACGGTCCGCGACGCGTGGCTGCCCCGGCTGATCTCCACGGACCCGGCCACGGCGATCACCAGCGGCCAGTGGATGACCGAGTCGCAGGGCGGCTCCGACCTGGGTCGTTCCAGCACGCTCGGCCGACCGGCGGCGGACGGTTCGTGGCGGCTGACCGGCGAGAAGTGGTTCTGCTCCGCCGCCGATGCGGCGATGGCGGTGGCGTTGGCCCGACCGGAGGGCGCCGGGCGGGGCAGCCGGGTGCTCGCCCCGTTCCTCGTTCCTCGGTACGCGGTCGACTCACCACTGGCCGACGGCGCGGCGCCGGGCGCACCCGCTCCGGGTGTCACAGTGCACCGCCTCAAGGACAAGCTCGGCACCCGGGCGCTGCCCACCGCCGAGATCGGCCTGCGCGACGCGTACGCCCTGCCACTGGGTGACCCGGCGGTGCCCGGTCTGGTCCGGGCGATGACCCTGGTGGTGGTGACCCGGGTGCACAACGCCGCGGCGGCGGCCGGCGGGATGCGACGGGGTCTCGACTACGCCCGCGCGTACGCCGAGGTGCGCCACGTCGCCGGCGGCCCGCTGGCGTCCTCGCCCCTGCACCGGGCCACCCTGGGCACCCTCGCGGTCGACGCGGCGGGCGCGTTCGCCCTGGCGGGGCACGCCTTCGCCCTGCTCGGTCGGGTCGAGGTGGGCGCCGACCCGGAGGCAGCTGCGGAGCTGCGCATCGTGGCGACGTTGGCGAAGCTGGCCACCGGCCGACTCGCCGTCAGCTCCGCGAGCGAGTACGTGGAGAGCTTCGGCGGGGCCGGCTACGTGGAGGACACCGGCGTGCCCCGGCTGCTGCGCGACGCCCAGGTGCTGCCGATCTGGGAGGGCACCACAAACGTCCTGGCCATGGACGTGCTGCGCGCGTTGACCCGGGAGGACGCCGGGGCACCGCTGCTGCGCCGGCTCGCCGCCGCCGTCGACCTCGCTCGGCCGCTGTCACCGGTGCTGGCCGACACCCTGGCGACCGTCGCCGCGCAGTTGGAGGAGACCATCACCGCGGTGACCGTCGACCCGACCGCGTCGGCGGTGCTCGCGGGCGCCCGTGGTCTGGCGTTGCGCCTGGCGTACGCGCTGACCGCGGCGTTGCTCGTCGAGCACGCCGCGTGGGGGGACGAGCAGGCGGAGTTGGCCGCCCGGCTGTGGGCGCGCCGCTGGCTGCGGCACGAGGAGATCGCCGAGGACGCCCACCACCACCTCGACCTGCTCTGCTGA
- a CDS encoding LLM class flavin-dependent oxidoreductase, producing MRHGLEISCGGASVAVSTLVELGELAERANWDGVFLEDYLIHYSGDEPFTYDPWLVLAAIAGRTDRVRLGTTVTALPRRRPAKLAREILTLDHLSAGRATVAVGVGDPGDRGLAAFGEQTEVSVRAAMLDEGLDLLTGLLGGGRVSHQGTHYRADGVSLRPAPVQSPRVPVWVGGSTQAGAVRRRAARADGIVPYKLTDTDGWSDFTPDEVHDLVNALPSTRADGQPFDVAVGGRRRRSDESAERAYLGELAAAGATWWLEFVPAGDAATMRAAVARGPLR from the coding sequence ATGAGACACGGTCTGGAGATTTCCTGCGGCGGGGCCTCGGTGGCGGTGTCCACCCTGGTCGAGTTGGGTGAGCTGGCCGAACGCGCCAACTGGGACGGCGTGTTCCTGGAGGACTATCTGATCCACTATTCCGGCGACGAGCCGTTCACCTACGACCCGTGGCTGGTCCTCGCCGCGATAGCCGGGCGCACCGACCGGGTGCGACTGGGCACCACTGTCACCGCGCTGCCCCGGCGTCGCCCGGCGAAGTTGGCGCGGGAGATCCTCACCCTCGACCACCTCAGCGCGGGCCGGGCCACCGTGGCGGTCGGTGTCGGCGACCCCGGCGACCGGGGCCTGGCCGCCTTCGGCGAGCAGACCGAGGTGTCCGTGCGGGCCGCGATGCTCGACGAGGGTCTCGACCTGCTGACCGGGCTGCTCGGCGGTGGGCGGGTCAGCCACCAGGGCACCCACTACCGCGCCGACGGGGTGTCGCTGCGACCTGCGCCGGTGCAGTCACCGCGGGTGCCGGTCTGGGTCGGCGGGAGCACCCAGGCCGGGGCCGTGCGCCGACGGGCCGCCCGCGCCGACGGCATCGTGCCGTACAAGCTCACCGACACCGACGGGTGGTCCGACTTCACCCCCGACGAGGTCCACGACCTGGTCAACGCCCTGCCATCGACGCGCGCCGACGGTCAGCCGTTCGACGTGGCGGTCGGCGGCCGACGGCGCCGCTCCGACGAAAGCGCCGAACGGGCCTACCTCGGTGAGCTGGCCGCCGCCGGCGCCACCTGGTGGCTGGAGTTCGTCCCGGCTGGCGATGCGGCCACGATGCGCGCAGCGGTTGCCCGAGGCCCGCTGCGCTGA
- a CDS encoding MarR family winged helix-turn-helix transcriptional regulator produces MEANIPATASFSGAGSVTLAQVFSDLVRCETRLYNTVNETLRRKHGIVASQFEFLIYLRDHPGSRVADLAEFFAIGVGATSKGVGRLEARAWVRRVPNPADGRSLLLELTPQGAELVSAAEGTFQEHLATHIGRSIAPAQVVELGQTLALLRATLEHGAVGTPVG; encoded by the coding sequence GTGGAAGCTAATATACCTGCCACGGCATCTTTTTCCGGTGCCGGGTCCGTCACACTGGCTCAGGTCTTCAGCGATCTGGTCCGCTGCGAGACGCGGCTCTACAACACCGTGAACGAGACGTTGCGGCGGAAGCACGGCATCGTGGCTTCGCAGTTCGAATTTTTGATCTACCTACGTGACCATCCTGGTTCGCGGGTCGCCGATCTCGCCGAGTTTTTCGCGATCGGGGTCGGGGCGACCAGCAAGGGCGTGGGCCGGCTCGAGGCCCGGGCCTGGGTTCGGCGCGTGCCGAACCCGGCCGACGGCCGGTCACTGCTTCTGGAGTTGACCCCGCAGGGCGCGGAACTCGTCAGTGCCGCCGAAGGCACCTTCCAGGAACACCTGGCCACGCACATCGGTCGGTCGATCGCCCCGGCTCAGGTCGTGGAACTCGGTCAAACGCTGGCACTGCTGCGCGCCACCTTGGAGCACGGCGCTGTCGGCACGCCTGTCGGCTGA
- a CDS encoding outer membrane protein assembly factor BamB family protein has protein sequence MSVLIELGDDRGAPLDERRAPPPVSPGWRLAALVAVCALLGGAAPPARLTPQVGPAVPARATVLGAGPLLLVVDPDPNPPTLSAYDWAAPDGPPRWRVTVPPAAGWSAEVAGNLLLLVERDQARGARATTGRSMRTGQPVWRRPERVYAVGDAVVAVSEVRSASEPGRRVEGTVHFVEPATGATRWSVPVPSTAVLRALPGQLLLLQDDGLARLLDARDGTERGRGRLPPADYGPDNPQVVGAHLVLRHPSGSAVALTGYDLPGLAPRWQAPVQAGELTLRPCQGLICGQDEQERWAIDAGTGVRVWTWPAGVRWRTVAGPRVTAGPLVVLGMAADGRRSLVATVGRDGHRVSAVLPAGVTDCRRVGPGLVCRDGTAQVTFWPLDAR, from the coding sequence ATGTCGGTGCTGATCGAGCTGGGTGACGACCGGGGCGCGCCCCTGGACGAGCGCCGGGCACCGCCGCCGGTGTCCCCCGGTTGGCGGTTGGCGGCGCTGGTGGCGGTCTGTGCGCTGCTCGGCGGTGCGGCCCCGCCCGCGCGCCTGACGCCCCAGGTCGGTCCGGCGGTGCCGGCCCGGGCGACAGTGCTCGGCGCGGGGCCGCTGCTGCTGGTCGTCGACCCCGACCCGAACCCACCGACGCTGAGCGCCTACGACTGGGCCGCGCCGGACGGGCCGCCACGGTGGCGGGTCACAGTGCCGCCGGCCGCCGGGTGGTCCGCCGAGGTCGCCGGTAACCTGCTGCTGCTTGTCGAACGCGACCAGGCGCGCGGGGCGCGGGCGACCACCGGGCGGTCGATGCGGACCGGCCAGCCGGTGTGGCGGCGACCCGAGCGGGTGTACGCGGTCGGGGACGCTGTGGTCGCGGTGAGCGAGGTGCGCAGCGCCTCCGAGCCGGGACGTCGGGTCGAGGGCACTGTGCACTTCGTCGAGCCGGCGACCGGCGCGACCCGGTGGTCGGTGCCGGTGCCCTCCACTGCGGTGCTGCGGGCGCTGCCGGGGCAGTTGCTGCTGTTGCAGGACGACGGGCTGGCCCGGCTGCTCGACGCCCGCGACGGCACCGAACGCGGGCGGGGTCGGCTGCCGCCGGCCGACTACGGGCCGGACAACCCCCAGGTCGTCGGCGCGCACCTGGTGCTGCGCCACCCGAGTGGCAGCGCGGTGGCGCTGACCGGGTACGACCTGCCCGGGCTGGCGCCGCGCTGGCAGGCACCGGTGCAGGCGGGTGAGTTGACCCTGCGGCCCTGCCAGGGCCTGATCTGCGGGCAGGACGAGCAGGAACGCTGGGCGATCGACGCGGGCACCGGGGTGCGGGTGTGGACGTGGCCGGCCGGGGTGCGCTGGCGCACGGTGGCGGGCCCACGGGTCACCGCGGGACCCCTGGTGGTGCTGGGGATGGCGGCGGACGGCAGGCGCTCGCTGGTCGCCACTGTGGGACGCGACGGTCATCGGGTGTCAGCGGTGCTTCCGGCGGGTGTGACCGACTGCCGGCGGGTCGGGCCCGGGTTGGTCTGCCGCGACGGCACGGCTCAGGTGACGTTCTGGCCCCTCGACGCCCGCTGA
- a CDS encoding glycerophosphodiester phosphodiesterase, with protein sequence MLTRFGYLDAPAPLAFAHRGGAAEGDENTTEAFARAIGLGYRYVETDVHATADGVAVIFHDPTLRRLTGEAGRIAEMSWADLASVRVGGAAVVPRLDDVLGAWPQVRFNIDVKADGGVEPTVASVTRAGAGDRVLLASFSDARLTRLRALTEGRVATSLGMRGVARLRLASLHGRPLRLPPSVVAAQVPPRYGRVPVVDRRFLDYCHRIGLQVHVWTIDEPAQMHELLDRGVDGIMTDHVGVLRDVYRSRGHWAA encoded by the coding sequence GTGTTGACCCGATTCGGCTACCTCGACGCGCCCGCGCCGCTGGCGTTCGCCCACCGCGGCGGCGCCGCCGAGGGCGACGAGAACACCACCGAGGCGTTCGCCCGGGCCATCGGGCTGGGCTACCGGTACGTGGAGACCGACGTGCACGCCACCGCCGACGGCGTGGCGGTGATCTTCCACGACCCGACGCTGCGCCGGCTCACCGGTGAGGCGGGGCGCATCGCCGAGATGAGCTGGGCCGACCTCGCCTCGGTACGCGTCGGCGGCGCCGCCGTCGTACCCCGGCTCGACGACGTGCTGGGGGCGTGGCCGCAGGTCCGCTTCAACATCGACGTGAAGGCCGACGGCGGCGTCGAGCCAACGGTCGCGAGCGTGACCCGGGCCGGCGCCGGCGACCGGGTGCTGCTCGCCTCGTTCAGCGACGCCCGGCTGACCCGGCTGCGCGCGCTCACCGAGGGCCGGGTCGCCACCAGCCTGGGCATGCGCGGCGTCGCCCGGCTGCGGCTCGCCTCCCTGCACGGTCGGCCGCTGCGGCTGCCGCCGTCGGTGGTCGCCGCGCAGGTGCCGCCGCGCTACGGGCGGGTGCCGGTGGTGGACCGCCGGTTCCTCGACTACTGCCACCGCATCGGCCTGCAGGTGCACGTCTGGACGATCGACGAACCAGCCCAGATGCACGAGTTACTGGATCGTGGCGTGGATGGCATCATGACCGATCACGTCGGCGTGCTGCGCGACGTCTACCGCAGCCGCGGCCACTGGGCCGCCTGA
- a CDS encoding low temperature requirement protein A yields the protein MLRPRRGVERTTSTELFFDLVYVFTITQLSHYLAKNLSWQGVGRTAVLLGLIWLVWIYTVWAGNWLHPDRTPVRTTLLVVTLGSLLLAAALPTAFGANGLLFAAAYAAVQVGRTAFSMWAIRGEPWLGDSFRQCVVWVTGTSALAIIGGLVDAPARELIWIAVIVVDSVGLATGFPVPGMGRSTPEHWRVEGGHLAERCQAFILIALGESILITGGTLTQRLDRVTIAAFLLAFAGSVALWWVYFDRAQASTAALAAAGERAGRLSRLVFNYLHPVMVGGIVVTAVGDERLLHDPGEPVGWASALVVLGGPALFLAGHAAYQMALGEAGVVARVAATLLLLALSPAAVALRAPVALVAGVALLITVGVIVADRVSARRAAQSRGPRSPLR from the coding sequence TTGTTGCGCCCGCGCCGTGGCGTGGAGCGGACCACCTCCACCGAGCTCTTCTTCGACCTGGTCTACGTCTTCACGATCACTCAGCTGTCGCACTACCTGGCCAAGAACCTCAGCTGGCAGGGTGTCGGACGGACCGCGGTGCTGTTGGGTCTGATCTGGCTGGTCTGGATCTACACGGTGTGGGCGGGCAACTGGCTGCACCCGGACCGGACACCGGTGCGGACCACGCTGCTGGTGGTGACCCTGGGCAGTCTGCTGCTCGCCGCCGCGCTGCCCACCGCGTTCGGTGCCAACGGTCTGCTCTTCGCCGCGGCGTACGCGGCGGTGCAGGTGGGCCGCACGGCCTTCTCCATGTGGGCGATCCGCGGCGAGCCCTGGCTCGGCGACAGTTTCCGGCAGTGCGTCGTCTGGGTCACCGGCACCTCGGCCCTGGCGATCATCGGTGGGCTGGTGGACGCCCCGGCCCGGGAGCTGATCTGGATCGCGGTGATCGTCGTCGACTCGGTCGGGCTGGCGACCGGGTTTCCGGTGCCCGGGATGGGTCGCAGCACGCCGGAGCACTGGCGGGTGGAGGGCGGGCACCTGGCCGAACGCTGTCAGGCGTTCATCCTCATCGCGCTGGGCGAGTCGATCCTGATCACCGGTGGGACGCTGACGCAGCGGCTGGACCGGGTGACGATCGCCGCATTCCTCCTCGCCTTCGCGGGTTCGGTGGCCCTGTGGTGGGTGTACTTCGACCGGGCGCAGGCCAGCACGGCGGCGTTGGCGGCCGCGGGTGAGCGGGCCGGGCGGCTCTCCCGGCTGGTGTTCAACTATCTGCACCCGGTGATGGTGGGCGGCATCGTCGTCACGGCCGTCGGTGACGAGCGGCTGCTGCACGACCCCGGGGAACCGGTCGGCTGGGCGAGCGCGCTGGTCGTCCTGGGCGGTCCCGCGCTGTTCCTGGCCGGGCACGCCGCGTACCAGATGGCGCTCGGCGAGGCCGGGGTGGTCGCCCGGGTCGCGGCGACGCTGCTGTTGCTCGCGCTGTCCCCGGCGGCGGTGGCGTTGCGGGCGCCGGTCGCGTTGGTCGCCGGGGTGGCGCTGCTGATCACGGTCGGGGTGATCGTGGCCGACCGGGTGTCGGCGCGCCGGGCCGCTCAGTCGCGGGGGCCGAGGTCGCCGCTGCGGTAG
- a CDS encoding MFS transporter: MAETVTPTVDDTPPPASTRRERRGWYIYDWANSAFQTTVITVFLGPFITTVAELAAGCELGADTCDGYVYPLGIRVAAGSYYPYLISLSVFLTVFVLPVIGAIADRSAHKKRLLGGAAFTGAGATVAMIFVTGDRYLLGGALFLIANISFGAALVVYNSFLPQLGGPDERDGISSRGWALGYLGGGLLLAFNLVAVTVFSEDDNPQRTLDLARWSIVSAGVWWAVFTLVPLRWLRERPSAAAALARQGNVLTDGFRQLGRTLREIKAYPLTLFFLLAFLVYNDGIQTVITLASQYGTEELRLDQSTLIITILLVQFLAFGGALSLGALARRIGAWKTVLLSLVLWTGVIIGAFRLPAEAPVPFMVLGAAIGLVLGGSQALSRSLFSQLIPAGKEGEYYGFYEISDKGTSWLGPLAFGLVFQLTASYRVGLVSLLIFFVVGFLLLAAVPIRRAIVAAGNTPPRVL, encoded by the coding sequence ATGGCCGAGACCGTGACCCCCACGGTGGACGACACCCCGCCTCCGGCGAGCACTCGCCGGGAGCGGCGCGGCTGGTACATCTACGACTGGGCCAACTCCGCGTTCCAGACCACTGTCATCACGGTGTTCCTCGGCCCGTTCATCACCACCGTCGCCGAGCTGGCCGCCGGGTGCGAGTTGGGCGCGGACACCTGCGACGGGTACGTGTACCCGCTGGGCATCCGGGTGGCGGCCGGGTCCTACTACCCGTACCTGATCTCGCTGTCGGTGTTCCTCACCGTGTTCGTGCTGCCGGTGATCGGGGCGATCGCCGACCGGTCGGCGCACAAGAAGCGGCTGCTCGGTGGCGCCGCGTTCACCGGTGCCGGCGCGACCGTGGCGATGATCTTCGTCACCGGTGACCGCTACCTGCTCGGCGGGGCGCTCTTCCTGATCGCCAACATCTCCTTCGGCGCGGCCCTCGTGGTCTACAACTCGTTCCTGCCGCAGCTCGGCGGCCCGGACGAACGCGACGGCATCTCCAGCCGCGGCTGGGCGCTGGGCTACCTGGGCGGCGGCCTGCTGCTGGCGTTCAACCTGGTCGCGGTCACAGTGTTCAGCGAGGACGACAACCCGCAGCGCACCCTGGACCTGGCCCGCTGGTCGATCGTCTCCGCCGGGGTGTGGTGGGCGGTGTTCACCCTGGTGCCGCTGCGCTGGCTACGGGAACGCCCCAGCGCGGCGGCGGCGCTGGCCCGGCAGGGCAACGTGCTCACCGACGGGTTCCGGCAACTGGGCCGCACCCTACGGGAGATCAAGGCGTACCCGCTGACGCTGTTCTTCCTGCTGGCGTTCCTGGTCTACAACGACGGCATCCAGACCGTCATCACCCTGGCCAGCCAGTACGGCACCGAGGAGCTGCGGCTGGACCAGAGCACGCTGATCATCACCATCCTGCTGGTGCAGTTCCTCGCCTTCGGGGGCGCGTTGAGCCTCGGCGCGTTGGCCCGGCGCATCGGCGCCTGGAAGACCGTGCTGCTCAGCCTGGTGCTCTGGACCGGTGTGATCATCGGCGCGTTCCGGCTGCCGGCCGAGGCGCCGGTGCCGTTCATGGTCCTCGGCGCGGCCATCGGCCTGGTCCTCGGCGGCAGCCAGGCGCTGAGCCGGTCGCTGTTCAGCCAGCTCATCCCGGCCGGAAAGGAAGGCGAGTACTACGGCTTCTACGAGATCAGCGACAAGGGCACCAGCTGGCTCGGCCCGCTCGCCTTCGGCCTGGTGTTCCAACTCACCGCCTCATACCGGGTGGGCCTGGTCTCACTGCTGATCTTCTTCGTGGTCGGGTTCCTGCTCCTCGCCGCCGTGCCGATCCGTCGTGCCATCGTCGCCGCGGGCAACACCCCACCCCGGGTGCTCTGA
- a CDS encoding thymidine kinase, which produces MTDDAATAPTCLAHPFPGQPHAPAGCAAARGLDGRPVHAAALKFFWGPMDCGKSTMALQMNYNHARQGRRGLVTTRIDRSLGPQVTTRIGLAHEAIEVTDDLDLRALVRGRWADGVRVDYLICDEACFYTVEHVEQMAELVDSYDVDVFAFGLATDFRSRMFPAAQRLFELADEVARIQVEVLCWCGREGLLNARVVDGRVVREGAQVVIGDTVDTAEVRYQVLCRRHYRSGDLGPRD; this is translated from the coding sequence GTGACCGACGACGCCGCCACCGCCCCGACCTGCCTGGCCCACCCGTTCCCCGGCCAGCCACACGCCCCGGCCGGGTGCGCGGCCGCGCGCGGGCTCGACGGGCGTCCGGTGCACGCGGCCGCGTTGAAGTTCTTCTGGGGGCCGATGGACTGCGGCAAGTCCACGATGGCGTTGCAGATGAACTACAACCACGCCCGGCAGGGCCGCCGCGGGCTGGTCACCACCCGCATCGACCGGTCGCTGGGACCGCAGGTCACCACCCGCATCGGCCTGGCCCACGAGGCCATCGAGGTCACCGACGACCTGGACCTGCGGGCCCTGGTGCGCGGCCGGTGGGCCGACGGGGTACGCGTCGACTACCTGATCTGCGACGAGGCGTGCTTCTACACAGTCGAGCACGTCGAGCAGATGGCCGAGCTGGTCGACAGCTACGACGTCGACGTGTTCGCGTTCGGCCTGGCCACCGACTTCCGCTCGCGGATGTTCCCCGCCGCGCAACGTCTGTTCGAGCTGGCCGACGAGGTGGCCCGCATCCAGGTCGAGGTGCTCTGCTGGTGCGGCAGAGAGGGGCTGCTCAACGCCCGCGTCGTCGACGGGCGGGTCGTCCGCGAGGGCGCCCAGGTCGTCATCGGCGACACCGTCGACACCGCCGAGGTGCGCTACCAGGTGCTCTGCCGCCGGCACTACCGCAGCGGCGACCTCGGCCCCCGCGACTGA